From the genome of Primulina huaijiensis isolate GDHJ02 chromosome 11, ASM1229523v2, whole genome shotgun sequence:
AATACAAACCcttgaagatatgctgagagcatgTGCTCTATACTTCAGTGGTAATTGGAGCGAACATCTGCCCTTATTCGAGTTCGTGTAAAATAATAGTTACTACAGcagtattggaatggcaccatacgaAGCTCTGTATGGACGAAAGTGTTGATCACCactgtattgggatgaagtaggggaaaaaGTCATCGTTCAACCCAAACTGATCCAAGAAACAGTGGATAAAGTTGCTTTGATCATGGAAAGATTAAAGCTGCACaagatcgacagaaaagctgAGCTGACCTGAAAAGAAGAACCGTGGAATtcgaagttggagaaaaagcATATGTGAAAGTGTCACCCATGAAATGTGTGATGCGCTTCAATAAGGCTGAAAAATTGAATCCTAGATATGTCGGaccatttgaaattcttgagaaagTGGGAACTCTTGCTTATAGATTAGCACTTCCACCTGACATGTCAAGaatccacaatgttttccacgttTCGAAGCTGAGAAGATATATTTCCGATCCAAGTCATATTCTGGAAGCTGGACTACTTCTAGTTGAGGGCAATCTAAATGAAGAACTGAAGTATGAAGAAATTCCGATTCGAATTGTGGATAACAAAGATCAAGTACTGACGCGACGAACtattccatatgtcaaagtacaatggtTAAACCACACCGAaagagaagctacttgggagttggAAGAAAAGATGCGAGAACAATACCCTTACCTCTTTGAGGATCaagtgtagagcccaaattcagtacacgtataacccatgcatttacttaattatttaatcatttatttaaatttgagttGAGTAttaaccatgcatgatttatttaaaatgcattattttaaattatttatgtttatgtgatgcacgttaaaatatttttcgagtttcatgtttcaggcgattattcaaGGCGAgattgaggaaaagagaccggtgatgatttaggcgattttagcgtgctattttattttaagtgaggattggggcattttaaaagatttatttagtttcaccattttaaaagcttaatttaattatttggtgatttaggaatttaaaaccTTTATAATTTATCCATGTTGTGTTTTACATTGTAATTTGGGTTGGGTAGTAAATTCAAGGGGGATTAATATTTCAagtagtaatttaattaaaatttttaattattcaattaaGCACTAATTTATCCCTAATTAAccctaacacacgcacacacccactAACACACACACCATCGGCTataacacacaacacacacctacacattTTATTTCAGAATTTATTCTTTTGTgagagaaaacctagggttcttcctCATACAGCAACAGCCCCTATTCCTCTGATTTCCCAGCAAATTTTCGTTAGCTTTCTTCAAGGATTTTAGCGCCAAGTTCGCcccggatcaatcctcgcgccatctccgcttcggtatcgatgtatcgtgagttttaatatctaaaggcacgtataatctatTTTTCCTGCgacgatcatgtcatagtatgcattgcgatgtattttgtatgaaaaccatgtgaatgttgtgtagaagtttgagcaatcatgtttagatcacttttgaaaccatttttggatctaaaatcacgttttttgctgtctttttaaatactgagatttttcggtcgtgattctgagaagcatttcaacatatgaaacgtataactttttgatacctttgatttgatataaaccgcaaaatatttggataaacatTGAGCGAGTTATGGtgattttcgtgggactgctcaaactgcgttttctgaaaattttgctattgatgtgttcttgaagtttattgttgcaggcttcgttgggaaccgtCGGGTGACCACTGCTGTGTTTAGGTATATGGAGTATGAGTTTGAGATGAGTTTTGATCcttcgtttcgtgtcgatagtcgttgattgcattagaagtcgtaggaatcgTTTGTTGTCAACGTGTCACATTCACGGGTTGTGTTGAGGTGTTCGTGGTGTATCCCTGCTTTTGGGCGTTGGGTGAGGTTTGAATCACTGCATTAGAGTCATAAGATGTGTCTCGTTACATCGGTTTGAGTCGTTGGAGTATTACTTTTAGAATTGCATCGAAAATGGGTTATTTTTGTTGGTAGTATGCAGGATTAGCGCCGTAGCGCTCACTAGGGAGCGCCGCAGCGCCCGACCTGCGCAATTCTAGCACCGAGGCACTGCCTTTGTGGCGCCGCAGCGCTAGACTTGCGGCCCTCTAGCGCCTAGGTTGTAGGCAACGCCGCAGCGCAGTTAGCCCAGTGCCTAGGCACTTGAGCATGACTTTTAAACcactattttaggctcatgtcttctatgttttgggaATTGTTCACATATCAATTTAGGGTTTGTTTCGGGAGTTGACGTCATGGTTTATTACAatgattaaaagaggtcaagtcccgagggatttagaacgtcataagaaaattgtcatttttgGTGATGAGCACGATTATTATGTCTAagtatggaaattaagtgcttgaaatcttgttagtatgtgcagcagtggccccaagctaGATCCaatgaatccctcaacgccaagtaagtatatTCGacatgcaaagaaaatattttcaagtttttgaggtatgctaaatatcttgtgaccaaattatgtatggggttagAAAGCGATAAAGCATGAtcagggaccaacccaccccgttaaagcatgaacgggtttagatcaggagtggaaagcgttaaatcatgaacgtggaccaatccgcccgttaaaacatgaacggggatctcacaTACGTGGCAGTGGATTTTTCCCTGTCaacccagtattgtggtttagtctgatcaggcgatttatgttatgggtcacttactttgaaacatgcctctacggaaaatgatgaagttatgtatgtacaagtatgcaagcatgtttacgaaACATTTTCACGTTCTGgtacgtctatgttatgtatgtatgttcaagtttaattgcaagttcaagtttcacgtatgtacgctctattttgaaatttgcatgtggttttattacgtactactcgttacttccagtttatacgtgttgagtctttagactcactagatttgatcgatgcaggtgaggatgattttgaggagactaggagtggggaccaaggagctggcttggactgagcgggaggctaaacccgaggaccgccatgttttaagttttatgaaatgacaaaatactctgatttattttactggttacgagattttaatcagatacttttggcaaactttattttttgatcttttgttgcaaccacttttgagacgtacagtttattttatcgaattttgaaggttcacgacttgtttaagaaaatttttaatttttccgcaaattttaaatagtaaaagtacggtacgttacagttggtatcagagcggtgttcttgtaaagggttacgcctactgccagttgcgagaaactcacgaagtcacacctcaagtctgtaagttttaaagtttttaattatgttatgtattaagcattaagtcatgatttcagcatgttcATGTTTTAGTTcaaatttcgtgcatcttataCTATTAGTATTATGTCCATGcttgttgggtttacgtgttggagAAAtcttggaacagtatgcctcccagacgtatgGTTAACCGCGAAGCAAGGGAGCAGAACCGAGAGGCCCGAGAGGAAGAGAGGGTCACttctcctcgtccacctccagatatgcaggcacagatgcttgcaggtataacgcagttcttcgcacagtttgcggggaaccaggctgcagcgaATGTAGGGGAGAGGCCCAGACCAGAGGCAGTCTATGAAAGATTTAGGAGAATGAACCCAAAGGAGTTTTCGGGgaccactgacccgatgatagcggagggatggattaagtccatcgaggtaattttttattttatggagCTGACAGATGCAGATAGGGTCAGAtgtgccacgttccttctgACAGGGGATGCGaggctatggtgggagagtgtgtcagtgtcagtgaatctgcgaacactgacttgggatggtttcaaggaggttttctactctaagtacttcactgaggaagtacgctcccgacTTATCAGGGAATTCATGACGCTGCagcagggagacagcagcgtagcagAGTTTGTACGAAAGttcgagagggggtgttactttgtgcccctaatagctaatgatgtCCGAGAAAAATTGAGGCATTTAATTGATagattgcggccgatcttgcgccgagATGTCCGAGTAGCTGGTCCTACTACATATGTAGTTGTTGTGTCTAGAGCTTTGATGACAGAACAGGATCAGAGGGATATTGATGcggacaggcagggcaagaggccctatcaggctccaCAGCAGCAGCTGCAACATCGACCTCAGTTTAAGAGTCCGTTCCAAGGGCAGCCAGGGAAGAAGCCATATCAGGGACCGCCcaagggcaagggtccaattcagcagcagAAGGCGCCACAGAGGCCGGTTGAGCACCTggtgtgcccgaagtgcaaccgccaaCACCCGGGGCCATGTTTATATGGGTCAGGaaagtgctttaaatgtggagttAGTGACCACATGTTAAAGGAGTGCCTTTAGTGGAGGCAGCCAACCCAGGGGAGAGTGTTTGCCATGCATGCTCaagaggcgaacccagacacgacactATTGACGGgtaaacttatttaattaagcaccgTGTTATTTGCCATGCATGTGTTGGAATTTTAATTGGGTTTATTAGTGTGCTAGTTAGTTATTTTGTTGACTGGGTGTAGAGATTTCTATTATGTATGACGATAAGGTTAGAATTTTGGGATATGAGttttgtgttgtgctaacgtctctcaggaaatattttcataaagagagtatCCACGAAAGCCCCGATTGACTGAGGAGCCACACACTCTTTCATCTCAGAAACGTTCGCTAGTCACCTGgacgtcaagtctattggactcgacgtgagctattctgtaacagtcccatcaggggaagaactgttagctaccagtgtggtcagagacattgatctagaactgcagggccacctggtgTATGCCGATCTGATCATGTTGttgatgccagagtttgatatcattttgggtatggactggctgacgaaaaACAGAGTTCTCATCGATttccagaaaaggtcagtgttagtaagacctttgggtatggagcagtttctctttgagccagatagatggagaagtttcccttgCATGATCTCCTgtatgcaggcacggagactgatttccaaggggtgtccggctttcttggccagcatcatTTTGACACCTGATGCTCCCACTCCATCTGtatcagatgtgccggtagtcagagacttcccagacgtctttccagaCGATGttacaggtcttccaccagagcgagaagtggagtttgcaattgatcttatgccaggcactgtgccaatctctaaggcaccgtactgATTAGCTCCaactgagatgctagaactcaaacaatagattcaggagcttctggaCAAGGAATTTATCTGCCCTAGTTGCTCACCGTGGGGCGCACCAGTTatctttgtgaagaagaaggacgggagcatgagactgtgcatcgattaccgagaactgaataaggtaacgatcaagaacaagtacccgCTACCTaggatcgaggatttgtttgatcaactgcagggagctacaatgttctcaaaaatagatcttcgatcagggtatcaccagctgaaggtgaaagatgcagatgttcacaagacagctctcagaaccaggtatgggcattacgaattcttagtgatgccatttggactgacgaatgcttcagctattttcatggacctcatgaaccgggtatttcagccttacctcgatcaattcgtcatagtgttcattgaagatattcttatttactcgaagaaccaggaggagcatagtcagcacTTGAGAATGGTTTTACAGACCCTGCAGAGTCGCatgttatttgcgaagttcagtaagtgtgaattctggttggagaaggtagcgtttttggggcatatagtgtctagctgtggtattgaggtagatccagcaAAGGTGGCAGCTGTTAAGGAATGGGGTgagccaaagaatgcatcagagatccgcagtttcttaggtttagccggttactactgtaagtttattcaggggttttcgtcgatagcagtgccgctcacttcactgaccaagaagaatgtaaAATTCGTATAGAGTGATGAATGTCAAAAGagctttgacactttgaagcaagctcttatttcagcgcctgtgttagccatgccatcagggcaaggaaacTTCGttttatacaccgatgcatcaaAGCTCGGATTaggcgcagttttgatgcagcatggtcgggtgatagcttatgcttccaggcagttgaaagtgcacgggaagaactacccgactcatgatcttgattTAGCCGCTGTTGTCTtcgcgttgaagatttggagacactacttgtatggcgataaatgccagatattcactgatcacaagagtctcaagtatttcttcacgcagaaagaattaaatatgagacagagacggtggttagaattggtaaaagactacgactgcgaaattagctaccatccgggaaaggctaatgttgtcgcagatgctttgagcagaaaagtgatagttgtagcacagttgtcaatgcagagacctcttcagtctgagattcagaggtttggcctagaggtttatcgtaagggcagagctccgaggctgtctaatctgacagtccaatcttctttgctagaccatATCCGAGCAGGTcatcttcagatgagcagttgcagaagtgaagactgaaggatgaagctaaggaCAGTGTGCTCTACACAGTGTCAGATGGTATTGTAAAATACAGAGATAGAATGTGGGTGTCTAaagttgattcgatcagagaagatatcttgtcagaggcacatgcatctccgtattccattcatcaaggaggtaccaagatgtataaggatttgcaaatcctgtattggtggccaggtatgaagagagGCATCCGCCGATACGTATcagaatgcctcacttgtcagcaggtgaaggcagagcaccagaggccagcaggaatgttTAAGCCACTCTctatcccagagtggaaatgggagaatattactatggattttgttattgggttgccgaggtcagtcaggggatccaatgctatttgggttatagtggatcgactcactagtcagcgcacttcttgccgttgaagacgactttctccatgacgcagtatgcagagctttatatcagggagatagttcgattgcacgggatcccagtttccatCATGttcgacagggacccgagattcacatcgtccttttggaagagcctacatgcagccatggggacgaaattgctattcagtacagcttttcacccgcagacagatggccagtctgagcgagtgattcacatcttggaggatctattgcgagctTCTATAATATATTTCcatgggacttgggaatctaagctacctctagtggagtttacctacaacaacagcttccaatcTTCTATACGTATGGCTCCCTACTAGCATtgtatggaaagaagtgcaaatcgccgattcattgggatgaagtcggtgaaagagcagaacttggtcaagagattgttcagcagactgcaaatgtggtggtcaagatccgagacaggatgaagaccgcccagagtcgtcagaaaagttatgctgataagaggagaagagacctcgagtttgccgtaggcgatcacgtttttttaaagataacacctatgaaggttgttatgagatttgggaagagaggcaagctgagtccgagattcattggaccgtttgagaatcttgacagagttgggacactagcttatcgtgtagcattaccgtcgaatctggctggtgtacacaatgtgttccacgtctcaatgctgaggaagtacttagctaatccttctcatgttctgagctatgagccgttgcagttggctccagacctgtcttatgaggaaagatctgtccaaatcctagacagacaggagcggagacttcagaacaaggtgaccaagttggtcaaagtctggtggctaaatcaatcagtggagcaggccacttgggagactgaggCAGATATGAGGAATCATTATCcaaagttgtttggtaagatttaatttcgagcacgaaatttatataagtgggggaggaactttAGAGttcaaattcagtacacgtataacccatgcatttacttaattatttaatcatttatttaaatttgagttGAGTATTAACCATGCATGAGTTATttaaaatgcattattttaaattatttatgtttatgtgatgcatgttaaaatatttttcgagtttcatgtttcaggcgattattcgaggcgggattgaggaaaagagaccggtgacgattttggcgattttagcgtggtattttattttaagtgaggattggggcattttaaaagatttatttagtttcaccattttaaaatcttaatttaattatttggtgGTTTAGGAATTTAAAACCTTTATAATTTATCCATGTTGTGTTTTACATTGTAATTTGGGTTGGGTAGTCAATTCAAGGGGGATTAATATTTCAAgtagtaatttaattaacatttttaattagtCAATTATGCATTAATTCATCCCTAATTAACCTTAATACACGCTCACAcccactaacacacacacaccatcggccaaaacacacaacacacacctacacattTTATTTCAGAATTTATTCTTTTGTgagagaaaacctagggttcttcctCATACAGCAGCCGCCCCTATTCCTCTGATTTCCCAGTAAATTTTCGTTAGCTTTCTTCAAGGATTTTagcgccacgttcgtcccggatcaatcctcgctccatctccgct
Proteins encoded in this window:
- the LOC140988320 gene encoding uncharacterized protein, which encodes MRQRQWIELMKDYDLTISYHPGKANKVAYALSRKNTSKVIPTSLLAQPCLRETIEISQDRDPTLVKQKQQVEEGKSSDLQTDDKGIVWMKGQLCVPVIENLRQEVMSEAEKLNPRYVGPFEILEKVGTLAYRLALPPDMSRIHNVFHVSKLRRYISDPSHILEAGLLLVEGNLNEELKYEEIPIRIVDNKDQVLTRRTIPYVKVQWLNHTEREATWELEEKMREQYPYLFEDQV